A genome region from Roseiconus lacunae includes the following:
- a CDS encoding vWA domain-containing protein has protein sequence MMGFSQRFTKLQFWKPPLGRYRDEFLDRSSSLLVSICIHLALLILLALLTFERSTQSSVLRIAMDKADGSVGPQLRSLEFAETIPVSIGQPKEFEVPVEVFEDRQQPVDVKAILPTPPVEAAVTNVSRALLQPDKAEYLNPTGKTRTSVFGLVGEGSRFVYVFDRSESMNSGVVYYSGDQVTGEQTLLMLAKAELIRSLKELDEQNSFQVIFYNHQPTPFRNPFFRRGALYRASKDVRAEALLAIEEMTGVGKTDHQMALGQAVAMNPDVIFLMTDGEAKDDLTSREVRQIVNLCRRRRIQINIIHFSPNPRTDCSLIDLAKRTDGQHLFIDIQDAISKSL, from the coding sequence ATGATGGGTTTCTCACAGCGTTTCACCAAGCTTCAGTTCTGGAAGCCCCCACTCGGTCGCTACCGAGACGAATTCCTTGACCGAAGTTCATCATTGCTCGTCTCGATTTGCATTCATCTGGCCCTGCTGATTTTGTTGGCCTTGTTGACGTTCGAGCGGTCCACTCAATCGTCCGTTCTGCGGATTGCGATGGATAAAGCCGATGGAAGTGTCGGCCCCCAATTGAGGTCATTGGAGTTCGCCGAAACCATTCCAGTCTCAATTGGCCAGCCAAAGGAATTTGAAGTACCGGTGGAGGTTTTCGAAGACAGGCAACAACCTGTCGACGTCAAAGCAATCTTGCCGACCCCGCCGGTCGAAGCAGCCGTTACCAATGTTTCTCGCGCGTTGCTGCAGCCCGACAAAGCGGAGTATTTGAACCCAACCGGCAAAACAAGAACGTCAGTGTTTGGGCTTGTCGGTGAAGGAAGTCGATTCGTCTATGTCTTTGACCGATCTGAGAGCATGAATTCGGGCGTCGTCTATTACTCCGGCGATCAGGTGACTGGCGAACAAACGTTGCTGATGTTGGCCAAGGCGGAATTAATCCGGAGCTTAAAAGAGCTCGACGAACAAAACTCTTTTCAAGTGATCTTCTATAATCATCAACCGACTCCGTTTCGGAATCCATTCTTTCGGCGTGGGGCGCTCTATCGTGCGAGCAAGGATGTCCGTGCCGAGGCGTTGTTGGCAATCGAAGAGATGACGGGCGTTGGAAAGACCGATCATCAAATGGCATTGGGCCAAGCGGTCGCGATGAATCCCGACGTGATCTTCTTGATGACCGATGGCGAAGCAAAGGACGACTTGACATCAAGGGAGGTCAGACAGATCGTGAACCTTTGTCGTCGTCGCAGAATACAGATCAACATCATCCACTTTAGTCCTAATCCGCGAACGGACTGTTCGTTGATTGATCTGGCGAAACGGACCGACGGGCAACACCTCTTTATCGACATCCAGGATGCGATTTCCAAGTCTTTATGA